One Gadus chalcogrammus isolate NIFS_2021 chromosome 4, NIFS_Gcha_1.0, whole genome shotgun sequence DNA segment encodes these proteins:
- the LOC130380955 gene encoding claudin-10-like: protein MGHMATEIVAFLLSVSGWILVSSTLPMDHWKVSSVDGTVITTATFWSNLWKTCVTDSTGVSNCKEFPSMLALDAYIQLCRGLMIASVCLGFLGCSLALVGMKCTRIGGSEPTKARLTALAGLQFVLCGLCCITACSIYAHRITTDFFDPLFIAQKFELGGALFIGWAGSVLCVLGGLVFCLSLSEGFTVSRTEYTYGRRASFATARPVESRVLHAETQRAQRDSTRRFERNAYV from the exons atgggccaCATGGCGACAGAGATCGTGGCGTTCCTCCTCAGCGTGTCGGGCTGGATCCTGGTGTCCTCCACGCTGCCCATGGACCACTGGAAGGTGTCCTCTGTGGACGGCACCGTCATCACTACGGCAACCTTCTGGTCCAACCTGTGGAAGACGTGTGTGACCGACTCCACTGGCGTGTCCAACTGTAAGGAATTTCCCTCCATGCTCGCCCTGGacg cCTATATCCAGCTGTGCCGGGGTCTGATGATCGCGTCCGTGTGTCTGGGCTTCCTGGGCTGCTCGCTGGCGCTGGTGGGCATGAAGTGCACGCGGATCGGGGGCTCCGAGCCCACCAAGGCCCGGCTCACCGCCCTGGCCGGACTCCAGTTTGTGCTCTGCG GGCTCTGTTGCATCACCGCCTGCTCCATCTACGCTCACAGGATCACCACAGACTTCTTTGATCCTCTCTTCATTGCACAGAA GTTTGAGCTGGGCGGCGCGCTCTTCATCGGCTGGGCCGGCTCCGTGCTGTGTGTCCTGGGAGGCCTGGtcttctgtctgtccctgtcgGAAGGCTTCACAGTCAG TAGAACAGAGTACACCTACGGCAGGCGCGCGTCATTTGCGACCGCTCGCCCCGTGGAAAGCAGAGTACTCCACGCGGAGACGCAGCGCGCTCAGCGGGACTCGACGCGGAGATTCGAACGTAACGCCTATGTGTGA
- the LOC130380957 gene encoding claudin-10-like, whose product MKYRTVVMYLEVGCFVSCLCGWVLVCSTLPTEYWNFSEVGSTVLTTANYFSNLWMDCISDTTGVSDCKYYPSMLGLSAFLHACRALAVASVATGFFGGVLTLIGMKCTKIGGSELANARVTFAGAVTYFVSGLCGMVTYSLWGNRVVSEFKDPNFVSQKFELGAAVFVGWGGSSLLLVGGGLLSYLSGREGLHFSSDKGPRRPATYAQARSRRTYATARTRRTYGPPLFYQGRDSRGVRSTRTPGTIRTPRTTSQPRTINFPGSEEFV is encoded by the exons ATGAAGTACAGGACCGTGGTGATGTACTTGGAGGTGGGCTGCTTCGTGTCGTGTCTGTGCGGCTGGGTCCTGGTTTGCTCCACCTTGCCCACGGAGTACTGGAACTTCTCTGAGGTGGGCAGCACCGTCCTAACCACCGCCAACTACTTCTCAAATCTGTGGATGGACTGCATCTCGGACACCACGGGCGTCTCCGACTGCAAGTACTACCCCTCCATGCTGGGACTCTCCG CGTTCCTCCACGCGTGCCGCGCGCTGGCCGTGGCGTCCGTCGCCACCGGCTTCTTCGGCGGCGTCCTGACGCTCATCGGGATGAAGTGCACCAAGATCGGCGGCTCGGAGCTCGCCAACGCCCGGGTCACCTTCGCAGGAGCGGTCACGTATTTTGtatcag GTCTCTGTGGGATGGTCACCTACTCACTTTGGGGCAACCGAGTCGTTAGCGAGTTCAAGGATCCAAACTTTGTGTCACAGAA GTTTGAGCTGGGGGCGGCGGTCTTCGTGGGCTGGGGCGGATCCAGCCTCCTGCTTGTTGGAGGGGGCCTTTTGAGCTATCTCTCTGGCAGAGAGGGCCTACACTTCAG TAGCGACAAGGGTCCGCGCCGACCCGCAACGTACGCCCAGGCCCGCTCCAGACGGACGTACGCAACGGCGCGGACTAGACGGACCTACGGACCACCTCTGTTCTACCAGGGCCGCGACAGCAGGGGGGTCCGGAGCACGAGGACCCCTGGGACCATCAGGACACCCAGGACCACCAGCCAGCCCAGGACCATCAACTTCCCCGGGAGCGAGGAGTTTGTATGA